From the Vibrio natriegens NBRC 15636 = ATCC 14048 = DSM 759 genome, the window TCCTCGTTGCAGAGTATGGCGCAAACGTGGTGATTTCTGGCGAGACGGATTACATCGTGACGAAATCGCAGACCGTAACACTCGGCAATGGCCACGAAATGATGCCATACGTAACGGGAATGGGTTGTACGTTATCTGCACTCACTGGCGCATTTGCCGCGGTGGGTGATGAAACCGGTTTGGCCGCCGCTGCCGTACTTGGCGTAGCGGGTGAAATCGCCGCCGAACAAGCGCGCGGTCCGGGTAGCTTACAATTAACCTTGCTTGACGAGTTGTATCAGCTTGATGAACAAACACTGGCAAAACGACTCAAGCTTACCGTCATTAAAGACTGACAACTTAACATCGATGCCTCCGGCTCATAACGAAGAGTTGGAGGCATAAAGGAAACAAAATGAACGCCTATCGTTTGTATTTGGTCACCGATGACCAACAAGATCTTGCCACGCTCAAGCATGTGGTCAGTAAAGCAGTGGAAGGTGGCGTGACCATGGTGCAAGTTCGTGAGAAACATGGTGACGTACGTGCTTTCATCGAACGGGCTCAAGCGGTAAAAGATATCCTCAAAAATACTAACGTACCTTTGATAATCAATGACCGAGTTGATGTTGCACTTGCAGTCGATGCTGACGGCGTGCACCTCGGTCAATCGGACATGCCTGCTCATATCGCACGCGAACTGATTGGTCCAAATAAAATCCTCGGTTTATCCATTGAGGATGAGCAACAACTCGCGGAAGTCGACATCCTACCCATCGATTACATAGGCTTAAGTGCCATCTATGCGACACCGACCAAAACCAACACCCAAAAACACTGGGGTATAGATGGTTTAAAAATGGCACTCAATACTACATCTCTGCCGATCGTCGCGATTGGCGGCATTAACGAATCGACTATCCCAGCGCTAAGCGCAACGGGTGTACACGGTTTGGCTCTGGTATCGGCTATCTGTCACGCCGACGACCCTAAACTGGCTTGCGAGTACTTACTTAGCCTAATGGCCTGATATACCAAGAACAAATGAAGTAATGAGTTTCTTCAAACCAATTTCACTCTACTTTTGCGATTTGACACATCTTTGATAAGTTTTTCACGCCCAGTGGCGTAAGATAACTGTCTATATTCCCGGTTGTAAAAGTTCTTAATGAAAACAAAAAATTACGGATTGATGATGCTCGCCTTGTTTGTTCTTGGCATCATCCCATTGTCACTCTCCTCTTCATATCAGAATCTCTCCTCTCCAGTATCGGACGGACTCGGTATCACCTTCACTTTATTGACAGACTCCGCTGGCAGTAAGGGGTTTCTTATCACTCTTATCTTGTTGATTCTGTCTCTCTATCGATTTAAACCCAGCTATAAAGAGTGGATGCAGAAGCTGTCTATGCTTGGCTTACTGTTAGTGATTGGTTTTGTCTGTAAAGCAGGCTTAAAACTGATGACAGAAAGCCCACGCCCATATACCGAACTTCTGGTTGCCGAACAGCTTATAGACACACCAGAGTCTTTTTATCAGCTAACAACAGAACAACAATCGAGCGCGATTGAACACGTCTCAAACCAAGTCAGCGATTGGAGAACCCGCCATTGGCAAGGAGAAAAAGACTACTCTTTTCCTTCTGGACACACGATTTTCGTCGCAATTTGTCTGGCATTCTTTGGTGGCTTAATGCTGCAACAGCAATGTTACTTTTCCGCTTTTGCTCTTTGGTTTTGGGGAGTCAGTGTAGCATACAGCCGTTTGTGGTTAGGCATGCATCGCCCTGAAGATTTGATAGGCTCAGTGGTATTTGTCGCCGTGATATTTACGCTTCTGCCCACATTTCAGGTCACTAAAAAGATGCCGTTTGTTGCTTTGGCGCAGCGCTAATACGAACGAATTTGAGATAAAAAAGAAGCCAGCGAATTGCTGGCTTCTTGCTGTCAAATACTACTTGTTGCTACCCATTTTTAGGTGGTTCAAACGCGGTGAGTTCTAACTCAGGGCCGGTATATTTTTCGATACGGACCAGTGCCGAGTTTGCCGCGCAGCCATTGCCGAGTCTGGAGGTCGGAATATCCAGAGTCAGCACATTGCAACCACCGTTCTTACATATCCCGGTATTTGGATCCAGATCTGGCCAGCCACCTTCGTGAATACAAACCGAACCTTGCTTGATGCGATCCGTCACTTCTGCGCCGACTAACACCTGACCTCGGCCATTAAAAGCTCGAACAAGATCACCCGTTTTTATGCCGCGGGATTTCGCATCTTCAGGGTGAATCCAAATCGGTTCACGGTTCGCAATCGCGTACTCTTCGCGGATTTTCGCGTAGTTAAACTGACTGTGAAGACGATGGGCTGCGTGTGCCGTCATGAGCTGCAACTCTCCATCTTGCGCATTACCCGTATATTCTGTTGGTTCGAACCAAGCAGGGTGCGGCAAACAATCTTCTAGCTGATAACCTTCAATCGTCTTCGAGTAGATTTCAATTTTGCCACTAGGCGTACCAAGAGGGTTCAAAACAGGATCTTCACGAAAATCAGCATAACGGACAAACTGAGCGTTTTTCTCGTTCCATTTCATCTCGATCAGCTGGTTGTCTTCCCAGAATTTACTGAAGTTCGGCATTGCTACGCGAGAGCCACGACCACCTTGTTGCGCCACTTTGTAGAACCCGTAAAGCCATTCCATTTCCGTTTTGCCTTCGGTGTACACATCTCGTCCACCCGGAGCGATCATCTCCGCCATGTCGGCAAAAACATCGAAGTCGTTACGCGCTTCTCCCTGAGGCTCTACCACCTGCTTCATTGGAACCAAGTGCTGGTTACTGTAGTCACCCGTCATGGTCATATCGTTACGTTCAAACGACGTGGTGATTGGCAGAACGATATCGGCATGCTTCGCAGCAGCTGTCCAGTAAGGTTCTGAAATCACGATCAGTTCAGGTTTTTGCCATGCTCTGATAAGACGATTGGTATCTTGGTGATGAGTAAAGTTCGCGCCACCAGCCCACCAAATCATTTTGATATCAGGGAACGTCAGCTCGTGACCATTGTGATGATAAGCTTTGCCTGGGTTTTCCAGCGCTTCCACAATTCGCGCCACAGGGAAACTTTGTACAGCCCCCGACACCGCCCAGTCATTACCCGCAGATGAACCGCCACCTAACGATGCTGAAATTGCAGGAAGTACACCCGCATCTCGGGCAGGGTTACCACCATTAGAGTAGTGGTACGAGAGACCGAAACCGCCGCCCGGCAAGCCAATCTGACCCAGCATAGATGCCAGCGTAACCAGCATCCAGTGACGTTGCTCACCGTACTGTTGACGCTGCATGCCCCAGCCAGACATTAACATGGTGCGGTTTTTACTGAAGATATCTGCCAACAGCTCTAGCTGCTTAACAGGCACACCACAGATACTTGACGCCCATTCGGCTGATTTCTCTACCCCGTCTTCTTCGCCAAATAAGTACGCTTCGAATTTATCGTAACCCGTGGAGTACTTCTCGAGGAAAGCTTTGTCATGCTTACCTTGTTTGACTAAAGTGTGCGCAATACCCATCATCATCGCTACGTCAGTCATTGGATGCGGCGCGATCCACTCGGCATTATCACCAAAGAATTCGATGGTTTCAGAACGAATCGGGTCAATCGCAATCACCGTCTTGCCCGATTTTTTCAGTTGATGGAAAAACTCAAGACCCGCGCAGTCAGTTGAGCTCCACGCAATTTTTAGGGTGTTGATTGGGTTTAACCCCCAAAGAACCACCACGTCACTGTGCTCAAGAACAACAGGGTAAGTGGTTTGTTGCTCATAGACTTCAATCGAACCGACAACGTGCGGCATGATGATCTGTGCGGCCCCCGTAGAGTAATCGCCTAGGTGACCAGAATAACCGCCCGCCATACTCATATAGCGTTGTAGCAGGGTCTGCGCTTTGTGCAGCACGCCGCTAGAACGCCAACCATACGAGCCAGCGAAAACAGAAGCTGGACCATAGGTTTTACGAATACGCATGTGTTGCTCATGGATCAGCTTGTAAGCCTCATCCCAGGACACGCGTTCAAATTCATCACTGCCTCGAATGCCTTCGGGTGAGGATGGGTTTGCCAGGTAGCCTTTTCGCACCATTGGGTATTTAACACGAGCCTTAGTATGCACTTGGTCTGGCCCAGTGCTTTGCAGGCTGTTTGGTACCGTCTGAGGCAGCGCATTCGTTGTAGAAATCAGTTTGCCATCTTTCACTTCACACAGCATCGGGCCCATGCGACCAGCCGTTAAGATGCCTTTACCACGCGCATCCGAAGAGGCAACGGACAACCGTGAAAATGAAGTGAATGCCATCGCACCGGCCGCCATACCAGTGCCTTTCAGAAATCCGCGGCGGGTCATATTAGTCATAATCGTTTCCTTCTATTTATCGTTAGTGACCAACCACATCTTTCGCGTGGTGCTGGAAGAACTTAGTCAGAATTTCTAGGTTTTCGGCGGTAATATCCGTGCGATCACCCATACTCTTCGCGACTGGTCCCCATGCGTTCACCGTGAAGTGATTTGAAGGAATCTTCGCATGACAAGTTGCACAGTAAACATTGTCCAACTCTTCTGCGTATGACCATACTGGCTCTAGCGTATCTACGACTGGAGAATCAATCGTGCCAGTTAAAGAAACAGAGCGCCATTCGTTACCGTATACATCAGCAGCAAACTCACCACCTTCAAGCGCTTGCTGACCTTGCTCTGTCAGTGTGGCGACAATTGCACGTTGACCTTCACCCATGTAGAGCACTTGTTCAGCGCCTTTCATTTGGTAAGCGTTCAGTTTAACCGTGCGAGCATCACCTTCCGTACTGACAACGTCTAACTTCGTTGTTGGATTAATAGTACCCAACTCACCCATATCGATGGCTGTGACTGGGTAAACCACTTCTGCTCCAGGAGAGGTTTGAGTGGTAAAGCTCATGAGTGTTTCAAACGCTTTACTGTCGAGTTCGGCCTCTGGTGCGAAGTGAGCCACACCTTTGTGACAATCAATACAGGTCTGATTGTTTGCAATTCCGTACTCGTGCATTTTCACAGCATCACGTGATTGCTCAAACGGTTCCATCGCATCAAAGTCGTGACACGAACGACAGGTTGCAGAATCATTTTCGCGGAACTGCTCCCAAACCATTTCAGCCAATTCTTTCCGGTGCGCTTCGTATTTTTCAGGCGTATCTATTTTGCCTGTGATGAACTCGTGGTAAATATCCTTCGATGCACGAATTTTCGTAATCAAATAGTCGACAGGTTCATGAGGGATGTGACAGTCAGAACATTCTGCGCGAATGCCTTTTGCGTTACTAAAGTGAACAGACCCTTGATACTCTTTATAAGGTGTTTCCATGGTATGGCACGAGACACAAAACTCCGTAGATGAAGTGTAATGCATCACCGCAGCCGATCCCCCGAGGGTTAACCAACCAACCCCTATCCCAACCGCTAATAACAAAATAATAGTTCGTTTTTTCATTGTAATAACTCGCAACACTTGCTCACAAATTGTAATTGTAGGTTGTAAACTAATACTTTGTGGGTAGGTGGCACATGATCCACGTCATACGCTACTGATTTCTGTATCTCAAGAATGAAATATCGCCACATTGATCCCATAAATAAAGTTTCAGCATTAATAATTTGAATAATTCGTCACTTACAAAATAAATGCCTTTTATAAATGCAACCAATTGAACAATGTATAAAAAAGGTGAGAAACTGTCTGTTGAGACTCATGCAGATAGGAAGCGTATGTCGATTCAACTATCCACTCCCAGAACAATAATGACACCTATCGGGGAAAACGACTGGGCATTATTTCATCGTCTTCATACTGAAAGGGATATCATCTCTCTCTGTTTCGATGCACCCAACGAAGAACAGTTAAGAGAAAAGTTCGCATCGCGCTTATCAACCTGGACACCGAAGAGCAAACACTGGCTTTGCTTGGTGATAAAAGATTCCTTAACCGAACAACCGATAGGTATCACCGGGTTTGTTGCTCATAACGGAGCTGCAGAAGTCGGCTATTTGCTTCTGCCAGAGTTTCATGGCAAGCAATTAGGTACCGAAACTCTCGAAACCGTAATAAGCTGGGCACATACGCAACATCAGATCAATGTATTTTCTGCCACGGTAACTGAGGGGAATATCGCCTCTGAACGTGTGTTGGAAAAATGCGGCTTTGGCTTAGTGAAAGTCATCCCAGAGGCTTATGAAATAGGTGGTATTCGTTTCGCAGACAAAATCTACGCTCTGGAAATATAAGAACGTTAAAAGAGTGAAAGAGGGAAAATTCAAACATGATTTATCTATTCGATTGGGGCAACACATTAATGGTCGACTTCCCTCACGCAAAGGGGAAAATGTGTGACTGGAACACTGTCGAAGCGATCCCTCAGGCCAAAGAGGTTTTGGCAGCGCTCTCGCAAAATCATCAGATTTACATCGCGACCAGTGCGTCAGATTCAGTAATGGAAGATGTCCAGCGGGCGTTCCAGCGAGTTGATTTAGACCAGTACATCAACGGTTATTTTTGCTTTGCCAATGTCGGCATTAAAAAGAATCGTGCCGAATTTTACCAAGCGGTGGCGAAAATCCTGGGTGCTAAAGAAAAAGAGTTGACCATGATTGGTGACATACCGACCAAAGATATCTACCCAGCGATCGAAGCGGGATTAAATGCTATATGGTTTAACGCTGCTGGTGATCCCGCTCCAGGTCAACCCATTGAGCAGCAAATCCGCTTTTTGTCAGAGCTGGTTTCAGACTAAGTACCATCGTTCACCATATCAACAAAAAACTCCACATGACGTGGAGTTTTATCTTTTTGTCTCAGACAGATCTAAATCATTTCTTTGTCCATAACCGTGCGACGTTCTCGGCCAAATTAGCCACGTTAGTTTCCGCTTCTGTCATCGCATCCGCTAAACTCATGGCTCTTGGCACACAAGGAAATACCGCATCAATACCGCATTGATAAACGGCTTGATAGTTGTCGCCCACACAGCCAGCCAACGCTATTACTGGTAGGTTAAATTGCTTCGCCACTTTCGCGACCCCCATCGGAGTTTTCCCGTGAGCCGTTTGATGGTCAATTCTTCCTTCTCCGGTAAAAACAATATCAGCATCGGCAACATGATCCGCTAGTTTGACCGTCTCTAATACAATTTCAATGCCCGGTTGTAAACGAGCAGGTGTGTAACCTAGCAGTGCAGCCCCCATGCCACCCGCAGCACCTGCACCTTCTCGGGTGAGTACATGCTTACCTGTGACTTGTTCTGTCAACTCACCAAATTTACGCAATGCATTATCCAGCACAGAGATATCAGTGGTTGTCGCTCCTTTCTGTGGCCCAAAAGTTGCCGAAGCACCTTTTTCACCACAAAGAGGGTTATCCACGTCACACGCTACGAGTATTTCACATTGTGCTAAACGGACGTCGAGGCCTGACGTATCGATGGAAGCGAGATTAATTAAGCCACCACCGTTTGTGGCAATTGCATTCCCCGATTCATCAAGAAATTTAACACCCAACGCAGACAACATACCGACACCACCGTCATTGGTTGCACTCCCGCCCAAACCAATGATTAAACGTTGCATACCACGATCTAAAGCATGTTTAATCAACTGACCAGTACCAAAACTGCTGGTCAGTTTAGGATCACGATCTTCCGCAGGAACAAGATGCAAGCCACTGGCTTCTGCCATCTCAATCACAGCAGTTTCACCATCGCCGAGAATGCCGTAAAACGCCTGAACCTCTTTATTTAAAGGGTCAAAAACAGTAGTGAATACTTGCTGACCTTGAGTTGCATCAATCAAGGACTGGACAGTACCTTCGCCACCATCGGCAACGGGGACCGTAACAAACTCGGCATCATGCCAAACACGAGCAAGACCTGCCTTTATCGATTCGCTAACTTGCTTGGCGGTTAAGCTTTCTTTAAATGAATCAGGTGCAATTACCACTTTCATATCTATTTCCAGAGACTTATAAGAGAACGAGACTCAAAATGTATACCAACGCCATCGCAGTAACACCTTGAATTAGGGTTGCCATGGTTTGCGCTCGATAAGCCAAACCCACTGACATTCGGCTAAACTGAGAAACAACCCAGAAGAAACTATCGTTTGCATGTGAAACCGTCATCGCACCCGCACCAATTGCCATTACAGTCAGCACGCGGCCCATTTCTGAATCCAAACCAAGCTGCGTAAGCATTGGCGCTACCAAAGCAGAGGTCGTCACCAAAGCAACGGTTGAAGAACCTTGCGCTGACTTTAAAGCTGCGGCAACAATAAACGGCATAAAGATACCAACACCTAACGCTGATAATGTCGTGCCAAGGTAATCACCAAGTGGCGTCGCTTTTAGCACTGCACCAAATGCACCACCAGCACCAGTAATCAATAGAATAGGCGCTGCCGCCGTGATGCCTTGGCTAATGCGCTCACCAAACTCTTCAATCTTACGGTCTGATTTTAATAGGCGAACAGAAAGGAACAAGCCAATGACCAATGCCGTCAAAGGTTGACCTAGGAAAGTCAGTACATCAAACAGTATACCCTCACCTAACGGCAAGCTTGGGAATTTTGCAATGGAGCCAAAACAGATCAGTAAGATTGGAACAAAAATTGGAGCAAATGCCTGGCTTGCGGTCGGAAGTTTTCCGTAAGAGGCTTTCAGAGCTTTCCAATCATGTTGAATTTCTTCTGCTTCAAGGCCATCAGGCTCAACATGTTTGAATCGGTTTGCCCATAACATACCTGCTAACGCTGCGACCGCCGCTACAAAGATACCCACGCCAATAACCAAACCAAGGTTAGATTCCAAACCAAGGTTACCTGCTGCTGCAATAGGGCCCGGAGTTGGCGGTACAAAGGTGTGTGTCGCGTATAAACCTGTTGCTAGTGCCACACTCATCGCCACACTTGACGTTTTGAGTCGCTTGGCCAGTGACTCTTTCAAAGAATTAAGAATAACGAAGCCAGAATCACAGAATACTGGCACAGAAACGATGTAACCGATAATACTCATCGTGAGGGTTGGAAAACGCTCACCCAGCACTTTAATCACAGTATCCGCCATGGTTATCGCTGCGCCACTTTTTTCCAGGATAACACCGATGATGGTACCTAGGACGATAACTAAACCGATGTATCCAAGGATACCGCCAAAGCCAGAAGCGATGGTTTTAGCAATGCTATCGGCAGGTAAGCCATATGCAAACGCAGCAAGAAACGCCGCGATTATTAAAGCGAGGAAGGGATGTAACTTAAATTTGGTGGTGGTAAGCACGATAAACGCGATCACCCCGAGCAGGATTAATATAAGGTTCATGATAACTCCATTTATTTTTATTGTATCGAGCTGAGTCAAACGACTCGCTCACTCAATATGTAGGGACATTAGAATTATCAATTGATTGCGATCAAATTCCTTTAGGCCGAGTGACAAATGATCGGAATAGAAAATTAGCTGTTATTGGGCCAATGCACAATATTAGGTCATTTTTGAGAGCCGGGTCGCAATATATAGCTCAGCTAAACCCACAAAATCTGTAGTGGATAAACCGGTGATTTCCGTGATCTTATCCAAACGATACCTAAGTGTATTTCTATGAATAAACATAGCATTAGCGCACTCTTTCACGTTCCCGTCGCATTCGAATAATACATCCAGTGTTTTCAGTAACTGACCAGATTTATCTTTGCCCTTCAACAGGTTCACACTATCAATAATTTGTTCACCCTGCCAAATATCCGCCAAAGGAGCCAACAACACCGGCAAGCGTAAATCATCAAATAAGTATTTACGTCGCTCTGGGTAAAACTGCTTCCCAACGGCTAATACTTGCTTAGCACTTTGATACGATAACGCCACATCTTTGGGCTCGCTAAATACCTGACCAAGAGCAATATGAAAGGTATGTGAGTCATGGTCACTTAAGCGAGACATCAATTTATCAATCCGTTCGCTTTCTATTTGGCTGTTCCACTGTTTGATACTTTGACACGGCTTAAGAACGACAATTTCGTTTACAGAGACAATGGCGACAAGGTTATTTCGTTCTGGATATTCCAACAGCTCAACAATATTTCGCACACTTTTCATGCTTTTCGAGGCTGATGAAGTCGAAACTTCAATTACCGTAGCGACTCTGGGCTGAGTAATATCAATCGACAGTCGCATTGCCCAATCTTTAAGCTCTTCGTCGGTTAAACTGCCCTTGATCCAAGACAGAATAAACTCCTCTCGATGACGCCTATCCCACTGAAACTTTTCGACCAATGCGGCTTGTTCAATGGTGAGCTCAGCCGTCATTTTAACCAAACTCGCAAAATCGCGTATGGTGTCTGGCTCTCCAGTAACACCAACCGTGCCTACCACTTCACCATGAAGTTTGAGCAGCATATTGATACCCGGTTTCACGCCCTGCAAAGTGGAACATTGCTGTTGAGTTAATTCTAAGGATTCCCCGTGACTTATCGCAAGCACCGCCCCGTCATGCACCTGCCCAATTCGCTTGGCGTCACCGCTGCCTATAATGATGCCAGATGAGTTCATCACATTAACATTGTGACCAATAATAGACATGGTTCTGTCGACGATCTCCTGTGCGAGCACATGATCCAGAATCACCATAACGTTTCCTTCCTAAACAATGAACAATCCAATAAATCACAAACTGTCCAATATCACCATGACGTTAATACAAATTAGACGAGTAGCTCTTACCAGCGCTTTATTAGACTTATTAAAAATAGGGTTTTATACGTCATTAT encodes:
- a CDS encoding HAD family hydrolase, translated to MIYLFDWGNTLMVDFPHAKGKMCDWNTVEAIPQAKEVLAALSQNHQIYIATSASDSVMEDVQRAFQRVDLDQYINGYFCFANVGIKKNRAEFYQAVAKILGAKEKELTMIGDIPTKDIYPAIEAGLNAIWFNAAGDPAPGQPIEQQIRFLSELVSD
- the thiE gene encoding thiamine phosphate synthase, with product MNAYRLYLVTDDQQDLATLKHVVSKAVEGGVTMVQVREKHGDVRAFIERAQAVKDILKNTNVPLIINDRVDVALAVDADGVHLGQSDMPAHIARELIGPNKILGLSIEDEQQLAEVDILPIDYIGLSAIYATPTKTNTQKHWGIDGLKMALNTTSLPIVAIGGINESTIPALSATGVHGLALVSAICHADDPKLACEYLLSLMA
- a CDS encoding glycerate kinase, with the translated sequence MKVVIAPDSFKESLTAKQVSESIKAGLARVWHDAEFVTVPVADGGEGTVQSLIDATQGQQVFTTVFDPLNKEVQAFYGILGDGETAVIEMAEASGLHLVPAEDRDPKLTSSFGTGQLIKHALDRGMQRLIIGLGGSATNDGGVGMLSALGVKFLDESGNAIATNGGGLINLASIDTSGLDVRLAQCEILVACDVDNPLCGEKGASATFGPQKGATTTDISVLDNALRKFGELTEQVTGKHVLTREGAGAAGGMGAALLGYTPARLQPGIEIVLETVKLADHVADADIVFTGEGRIDHQTAHGKTPMGVAKVAKQFNLPVIALAGCVGDNYQAVYQCGIDAVFPCVPRAMSLADAMTEAETNVANLAENVARLWTKK
- a CDS encoding GntP family permease; amino-acid sequence: MNLILILLGVIAFIVLTTTKFKLHPFLALIIAAFLAAFAYGLPADSIAKTIASGFGGILGYIGLVIVLGTIIGVILEKSGAAITMADTVIKVLGERFPTLTMSIIGYIVSVPVFCDSGFVILNSLKESLAKRLKTSSVAMSVALATGLYATHTFVPPTPGPIAAAGNLGLESNLGLVIGVGIFVAAVAALAGMLWANRFKHVEPDGLEAEEIQHDWKALKASYGKLPTASQAFAPIFVPILLICFGSIAKFPSLPLGEGILFDVLTFLGQPLTALVIGLFLSVRLLKSDRKIEEFGERISQGITAAAPILLITGAGGAFGAVLKATPLGDYLGTTLSALGVGIFMPFIVAAALKSAQGSSTVALVTTSALVAPMLTQLGLDSEMGRVLTVMAIGAGAMTVSHANDSFFWVVSQFSRMSVGLAYRAQTMATLIQGVTAMALVYILSLVLL
- a CDS encoding GNAT family N-acetyltransferase — translated: MSIQLSTPRTIMTPIGENDWALFHRLHTERDIISLCFDAPNEEQLREKFASRLSTWTPKSKHWLCLVIKDSLTEQPIGITGFVAHNGAAEVGYLLLPEFHGKQLGTETLETVISWAHTQHQINVFSATVTEGNIASERVLEKCGFGLVKVIPEAYEIGGIRFADKIYALEI
- a CDS encoding NapC/NirT family cytochrome c, with the translated sequence MTMKKRTIILLLAVGIGVGWLTLGGSAAVMHYTSSTEFCVSCHTMETPYKEYQGSVHFSNAKGIRAECSDCHIPHEPVDYLITKIRASKDIYHEFITGKIDTPEKYEAHRKELAEMVWEQFRENDSATCRSCHDFDAMEPFEQSRDAVKMHEYGIANNQTCIDCHKGVAHFAPEAELDSKAFETLMSFTTQTSPGAEVVYPVTAIDMGELGTINPTTKLDVVSTEGDARTVKLNAYQMKGAEQVLYMGEGQRAIVATLTEQGQQALEGGEFAADVYGNEWRSVSLTGTIDSPVVDTLEPVWSYAEELDNVYCATCHAKIPSNHFTVNAWGPVAKSMGDRTDITAENLEILTKFFQHHAKDVVGH
- a CDS encoding sugar diacid recognition domain-containing protein, giving the protein MVILDHVLAQEIVDRTMSIIGHNVNVMNSSGIIIGSGDAKRIGQVHDGAVLAISHGESLELTQQQCSTLQGVKPGINMLLKLHGEVVGTVGVTGEPDTIRDFASLVKMTAELTIEQAALVEKFQWDRRHREEFILSWIKGSLTDEELKDWAMRLSIDITQPRVATVIEVSTSSASKSMKSVRNIVELLEYPERNNLVAIVSVNEIVVLKPCQSIKQWNSQIESERIDKLMSRLSDHDSHTFHIALGQVFSEPKDVALSYQSAKQVLAVGKQFYPERRKYLFDDLRLPVLLAPLADIWQGEQIIDSVNLLKGKDKSGQLLKTLDVLFECDGNVKECANAMFIHRNTLRYRLDKITEITGLSTTDFVGLAELYIATRLSKMT
- a CDS encoding phosphatase PAP2 family protein; the encoded protein is MKTKNYGLMMLALFVLGIIPLSLSSSYQNLSSPVSDGLGITFTLLTDSAGSKGFLITLILLILSLYRFKPSYKEWMQKLSMLGLLLVIGFVCKAGLKLMTESPRPYTELLVAEQLIDTPESFYQLTTEQQSSAIEHVSNQVSDWRTRHWQGEKDYSFPSGHTIFVAICLAFFGGLMLQQQCYFSAFALWFWGVSVAYSRLWLGMHRPEDLIGSVVFVAVIFTLLPTFQVTKKMPFVALAQR
- a CDS encoding molybdopterin guanine dinucleotide-containing S/N-oxide reductase, whose amino-acid sequence is MTNMTRRGFLKGTGMAAGAMAFTSFSRLSVASSDARGKGILTAGRMGPMLCEVKDGKLISTTNALPQTVPNSLQSTGPDQVHTKARVKYPMVRKGYLANPSSPEGIRGSDEFERVSWDEAYKLIHEQHMRIRKTYGPASVFAGSYGWRSSGVLHKAQTLLQRYMSMAGGYSGHLGDYSTGAAQIIMPHVVGSIEVYEQQTTYPVVLEHSDVVVLWGLNPINTLKIAWSSTDCAGLEFFHQLKKSGKTVIAIDPIRSETIEFFGDNAEWIAPHPMTDVAMMMGIAHTLVKQGKHDKAFLEKYSTGYDKFEAYLFGEEDGVEKSAEWASSICGVPVKQLELLADIFSKNRTMLMSGWGMQRQQYGEQRHWMLVTLASMLGQIGLPGGGFGLSYHYSNGGNPARDAGVLPAISASLGGGSSAGNDWAVSGAVQSFPVARIVEALENPGKAYHHNGHELTFPDIKMIWWAGGANFTHHQDTNRLIRAWQKPELIVISEPYWTAAAKHADIVLPITTSFERNDMTMTGDYSNQHLVPMKQVVEPQGEARNDFDVFADMAEMIAPGGRDVYTEGKTEMEWLYGFYKVAQQGGRGSRVAMPNFSKFWEDNQLIEMKWNEKNAQFVRYADFREDPVLNPLGTPSGKIEIYSKTIEGYQLEDCLPHPAWFEPTEYTGNAQDGELQLMTAHAAHRLHSQFNYAKIREEYAIANREPIWIHPEDAKSRGIKTGDLVRAFNGRGQVLVGAEVTDRIKQGSVCIHEGGWPDLDPNTGICKNGGCNVLTLDIPTSRLGNGCAANSALVRIEKYTGPELELTAFEPPKNG